One Rosa chinensis cultivar Old Blush chromosome 5, RchiOBHm-V2, whole genome shotgun sequence genomic region harbors:
- the LOC121049420 gene encoding uncharacterized protein LOC121049420: MQHESSVQIKTYEHEHNCSRKFESCMLSAKYLTKRFMERIKLNTGWKTESLAQTMSSEVRVKVSKQMAYRVKKAAILALEGTIKEQYARLRDYGNELKRVDPSTTIDIKCDFNNSNKDPVFKRMYICLGALKKGFKAGCRSVIGLDGCHLRSAFGGQLLIAVGIDANNTTWVIAYAMVEMESKDSWIWFLELLCKDLSIREDGAGWTFISDKQKGLLPAFEEVVPSAHIRWCVRHMWTNFTKLFPGKVLRDQMWACAKSTTIPFFTKELDEMKLLDNEAYKWMMHEDRPAKHWCRAHFNTCSNCDIMINNLCESFNSYIFDARGKPPVTMFEEIRGKLMKRIQLRREKMQSMVGNICPKPRDILEKNKVKAATDCIPNLNGGDICEVENIEGSKNVVDLNERTCTCRRWELSGVPCKHAVSAIYHKRHNPEDYVADCYLIKTYMSIYDNLIQPINGMEMWSRNEEACILPPQYSRQPGRPKTVRRRDASEKLAGNGTKLGRIQKSLKCGNCGRVGHNVKTCHRHLPPKDKNAANKKRKRKMNSGDASSSQPKPGKRPPLSKNELRKKHLQVAEYQRKKMAELKASRKQGAKATAATTAKAAATSTSTSTRPPTSTKASKGQAPIASKSSQRIRDNLSNHVLCNLVGSSNALFVNMIRAI, translated from the exons ATGCAGCACGAAAGCTCTGTACAGATCAAGACATATGAGCATGAACACAATTGTTCTAGAAAGTTTGAGTCATGCATGTTGAGCGCTAAGTACTTGACCAAGCGCTTCATGGAAAGAATCAAGCTAAACACTGGATGGAAGACAG AGTCTTTGGCTCAGACCATGTCTTCGGAAGTTAGAGTGAAGGTCTCCAAGCAGATGGCATATAGAGTGAAGAAGGCAGCCATTTTGGCGTTGGAGGGAACAATTAAGGAGCAGTATGCAAGACTTAGAGATTATGGGAATGAGCTTAAAAGGGTGGACCCCTCAACAACCATTGATATTAAGTGTGACTTCAACAACTCTAACAAGGATCCGGTGTTCAAGAGGATGTATATTTGTCTTGGAGCTCTGAAAAAAGGATTTAAAGCTGGTTGTAGATCTGTGATTGGCTTGGATGGTTGCCATTTGAGGTCTGCTTTTGGTGGCCAACTATTGATAGCTGTGGGAATAGATGCCAACAACACCACTTGGGTAATTGCCTATGCCATGGTTGAAATGGAGAGCAAAGACAGTTGGATTTGGTTTTTAGAGCTTCTATGCAAGGACCTCAGTATAAGGGAGGATGGAGCAGGTTGGACTTTCATCAGTGATAAGCAAAAAGGGCTTCTCCCTGCTTTTGAAGAGGTTGTGCCATCTGCCCACATTAGATGGTGTGTTAGGCATATGTGGACTAATTTTACCAAGTTATTTCctgggaaggtattgagggatCAGATGTGGGCTTGTGCAAAGTCAACTACAATTCCTTTCTTTACAAAAGAATTGGATGAGATGAAGCTGCTCGATAATGAAGCATACAAATGGATGATGC ATGAGGACAGGCCGGCCAAGCATTGGTGTCGAGCACACTTCAACACATGTTCGAACTGTGACATTATGATCAACAATTTATGTGAGAGCTTCAACAGTTACATATTTGACGCTAGAGGAAAGCCACCTGTTACTATGTTTGAGGAAATTAGGGGGAAACTTATGAAGAGGATACAGTTGAGAAGGGAAAAGATGCAATCAATGGTGGGAAATATATGCCCCAAGCCGAGAGATATACTAGAAAAGAACAAGGTGAAGGCTGCCACTGATTGTATTCCAAATCTGAATGGTGGTGACATTTGTGAGGTGGAGAATATTGAAGGCTCAAAGAATGTGGTTGACCTCAATGAAAGAACCTGCACATGCAGAAGGTGGGAATTAAGTGGTGTTCCTTGCAAGCATGCAGTCTCGGCTATATACCATAAGAGGCATAATCCGGAAGACTATGTTGCTGATTGTTACTTGATCAAGACTTACATGTCTATCTATGACAATCTAATCCAACCTATTAATGGAATGGAGATGTGGAGTAGAAATGAAGAGGCCTGCATACTTCCTCCACAGTATTCAAGACAGCCCGGAAGGCCAAAAACAGTACGGAGAAGGGATGCATCAGAGAAGTTGGCTGGAAATGGAACAAAGCTTGGAAGAATCCAAAAGTCACTTAAGTGTGGGAACTGTGGAAGAGTTGGCCACAACGTGAAAACATGTCACAGGCATCTTCCTCCAAAGGATAAGAATGCTGCAaataagaagaggaagaggaagatgaacagTGGAGATGCTTCTTCATCTCAG CCTAAACCTGGAAAAAGGCCACCATTGAGTAAAAATGAATTGAGGAAAAAGCATTTACAAGTGGCAGAATATCAAAGG AAGAAGATGGCTGAATTGAAGGCATCAAGGAAACAAGGAGCCAAAGCTACTGCTGCCACAACTGCCAAAGCTGCTGCCACATCTACCTCAACAAGCACAAGGCCTCCAACTTCAACCAAAGCATCAAAGGGTCAAGCTCCAATAGCTTCCAAATCATCTCAAAGGATCAGGGACAA TTTGTCCAACcatgttttgtgtaacttggtTGGTAGCTCTAATGCCCTTTTTGTTAACATGATTAGAGCTATTTGA
- the LOC112165899 gene encoding uncharacterized protein LOC112165899 encodes MVVELYSLSVGEREYILALIQNIFLGTSRASHCFQVRFRVEVSLFCLVQLRKENNQITFTLLEVQFNSEIHCEFWKLLSTNRLVLLLRLSICIISVHGQKNLMAETM; translated from the exons ATGGTAGTGGAGCTCTATTCTCTATCG GTTGGTGAAAGAGAGTATATATTGGCGTTGATCCAGAACATCTTTTTGGGAACAAGCAGAGCATCTCACTGCTTCCAAGTAAG ATTTAGAGTGGAAGTTAGTTTGTTCTGTTTGGTTCAACTCCGAAAAGAAAATAATCAG ATTACCTTTACACTTTTGGAAGTTCAGTTCAATTCTGAGATACACTGTGAGTTTTGGAAGCTGCTTTCGACGAATAGATTAGTTTTGTTATTAAGACTTTCGATTTGTATCATCAGTGTACACGGGCAAAAGAACTTGATGGCTGAGACAATGTAG